In Magnetospirillum sp. XM-1, a single window of DNA contains:
- a CDS encoding carbohydrate porin, producing the protein MKTGNFAIGVAVAAGLCLTFTASRAEEAETAEAVKGLWERDTLTGDWGGLRTHLAERGVKVNAAYTAEMLGNPSGGIKRRAVGNALLQVDVDADLEQAVGWKGGAFHVTGLHVQGRQLSANFIGNLIPVRDIEAAPSTRLFSLWLQQSVLDDKVSLRFGQLPMQEEFFNSVVATNLVNSAFGWPPSFAANLPSGGGGYPLSNLGTRLKVQATEELAVQAGLFTGNVAPGTNAGNDAQKRNRSGVDYTVDGAPMWMFETQYGLNQAKGAAGLPTMFKLGGWYYGGRATDQRYDDSGVSLGSSAAGSARNHRGNWAVYGIYDGMLYKEAGSEDLGLSAFLRVTALPEDRNQMPFYFDTGLAYKGPLEGRDDDVAAIGFAFGRMSPALAARDSDARRFGTATAPDHDYEAAIELSYRYQATPWLTIVPDLQYVVHPGGTTTLPENSSKTIPDATVVGLRTVFKL; encoded by the coding sequence ATGAAGACTGGAAATTTCGCCATCGGAGTGGCCGTCGCCGCCGGATTGTGCCTGACCTTCACCGCGTCGCGGGCCGAAGAGGCCGAGACCGCCGAGGCGGTCAAGGGGCTGTGGGAGCGCGACACCCTGACCGGCGACTGGGGCGGCTTGCGGACCCATCTGGCCGAGCGGGGCGTCAAGGTGAACGCCGCCTACACCGCCGAGATGCTGGGCAACCCATCGGGCGGCATCAAGCGCCGCGCCGTGGGCAACGCCCTGCTGCAGGTGGACGTGGACGCCGACCTGGAACAGGCGGTGGGCTGGAAGGGCGGCGCCTTCCACGTCACCGGCCTGCATGTCCAGGGGCGCCAGCTGTCGGCCAATTTCATCGGCAACCTGATTCCGGTGCGCGACATCGAGGCGGCGCCCTCGACCCGGCTGTTCTCCCTGTGGCTGCAGCAGAGCGTGCTGGACGACAAGGTGTCGCTGCGCTTCGGCCAGCTGCCCATGCAGGAGGAGTTCTTCAACTCGGTGGTGGCCACCAACCTCGTCAACTCCGCCTTCGGCTGGCCGCCGTCCTTCGCCGCCAACCTGCCCTCGGGCGGCGGCGGCTATCCCCTGTCCAACCTGGGCACCCGGCTAAAGGTCCAGGCCACCGAGGAACTGGCAGTGCAGGCGGGGCTCTTCACCGGCAACGTGGCGCCCGGAACCAATGCCGGCAACGACGCCCAGAAGCGCAACCGCAGCGGCGTGGACTACACCGTCGACGGGGCGCCCATGTGGATGTTCGAGACCCAATACGGCCTCAACCAGGCCAAGGGCGCCGCCGGCCTGCCCACCATGTTCAAGCTGGGCGGCTGGTATTACGGCGGCCGCGCCACCGACCAGCGTTACGACGATTCGGGCGTGTCGCTGGGAAGCAGCGCGGCGGGTTCGGCCAGGAACCATCGCGGCAATTGGGCGGTCTACGGCATTTACGACGGCATGCTCTACAAGGAGGCGGGGAGCGAGGATCTGGGGCTGTCGGCCTTCCTGCGGGTCACCGCCTTGCCCGAGGACCGCAACCAGATGCCGTTCTATTTCGATACCGGCCTGGCCTATAAGGGGCCGCTGGAAGGCCGCGACGACGACGTCGCCGCCATCGGCTTCGCCTTCGGCCGCATGAGCCCGGCGCTGGCCGCCCGCGATTCCGACGCAAGGCGCTTCGGCACCGCTACCGCCCCCGACCACGATTACGAGGCGGCCATCGAGCTGAGCTACCGCTATCAGGCGACGCCCTGGCTGACCATCGTTCCCGACCTGCAGTACGTGGTCCATCCCGGCGGCACCACCACGCTGCCCGAGAATTCGTCCAAGACCATTCCCGACGCCACGGTGGTGGGCCTTCGGACCGTGTTCAAGCTGTAG
- a CDS encoding helix-turn-helix domain-containing protein has protein sequence MKRSDLPEAEKPAHHASDADGDGVAPPAAEGGWLTVSEAAEHSAPAGASSLLAPLRQGLGRLAASWRYLADPAERHALAQHARNGLARLIRSARGPAMTGGMDAGGAPPVLPSEMSEPDAVPAFDPEAALERLRSALRQLPDKGEVVVPGNLQSLDRLLADPPPAMDFQAADLLHDCFPRGTRHSGNRVLLAVARNLTRNFGRPGRLPMTSGKAWTMLDPAVFGDQMAAQLAEISDFVLTWQAQEKSFLILEFAEVELIEYLFEHLHPRRHGALLIRVMDFKVLSTRRAGLLRRIPARVRRFVQHTAGAAPSVPLGYARDSAVLLEHIEKRISFRPVTEAAATARAEVEKIIARLSPPEQEASLRLAPAAAAREPDKPGLDQIMQALGASAQPAAAPQPDATPGRISATPSAPQPVQAVSVAATPHPTASLPVPAVPKRTRFGNRQKTEAVMRVLAGESREQVAAALGATPELVEKWLGAFLNGGSSALAIKAKQAKPRRTRKTSPQPDAASIDDLKAKLQALLQTVEVLSTQMNALPPAEAALPPHALPPPAIEPIPDPPPAPAPTPAPPDQSAAPGSPPPGFPAEDPNPPPRLKRSRSPRRR, from the coding sequence ATGAAGCGGTCGGATTTGCCCGAGGCGGAAAAGCCAGCGCACCACGCGTCGGACGCGGATGGCGACGGGGTAGCGCCTCCGGCGGCCGAGGGCGGCTGGCTGACCGTCAGCGAGGCGGCCGAGCATTCCGCCCCGGCCGGCGCAAGCAGCCTGCTGGCCCCGCTGCGCCAGGGCCTGGGCCGGCTGGCCGCCAGCTGGCGCTATCTTGCCGACCCCGCCGAGCGCCACGCCCTGGCCCAGCACGCCCGCAACGGCCTGGCCCGCCTGATCCGGAGCGCCAGGGGACCGGCCATGACCGGCGGCATGGACGCAGGCGGCGCGCCCCCCGTGCTTCCGTCCGAGATGTCCGAACCCGACGCCGTTCCGGCCTTCGACCCGGAAGCGGCGCTGGAGCGCCTGCGCTCGGCGCTGCGCCAGTTGCCGGACAAGGGCGAGGTGGTGGTCCCGGGCAATCTCCAGTCCCTCGACCGCCTGCTGGCCGATCCGCCGCCCGCCATGGATTTCCAGGCCGCCGACCTGCTGCACGATTGCTTTCCGCGCGGCACCCGGCATTCCGGCAATCGGGTGCTGCTGGCCGTCGCCCGCAACCTGACCCGCAATTTCGGCCGCCCCGGCCGCCTGCCCATGACCAGCGGCAAGGCCTGGACCATGCTCGATCCCGCGGTGTTCGGCGACCAGATGGCCGCCCAGCTGGCCGAGATCAGCGATTTCGTCCTGACCTGGCAGGCCCAGGAAAAGAGCTTCCTGATCCTGGAATTCGCCGAGGTGGAGCTGATCGAATACCTGTTCGAGCACCTGCACCCCAGGCGTCACGGCGCGCTGCTGATTCGGGTGATGGACTTCAAGGTGCTGTCCACCCGCCGCGCCGGGCTGCTGCGGCGCATTCCGGCCCGCGTCCGGCGTTTCGTCCAGCACACGGCGGGGGCGGCGCCCTCGGTGCCGCTGGGCTATGCCAGGGATTCCGCCGTCCTGCTGGAACATATCGAAAAGCGGATCTCCTTCCGGCCGGTCACCGAGGCCGCCGCCACGGCGCGGGCCGAAGTGGAAAAGATCATCGCCCGCCTGTCGCCCCCAGAGCAGGAGGCCTCCTTGCGCCTGGCGCCGGCCGCCGCCGCCCGGGAGCCCGACAAGCCCGGCCTGGACCAGATCATGCAGGCCCTGGGCGCCTCTGCCCAACCCGCCGCCGCCCCACAGCCCGACGCGACCCCCGGCCGGATTTCCGCCACCCCCTCGGCGCCCCAGCCGGTTCAGGCGGTGTCGGTGGCCGCCACGCCTCATCCCACCGCGTCCCTGCCGGTTCCCGCCGTTCCCAAGCGGACGCGCTTCGGCAACCGCCAGAAGACCGAGGCGGTGATGCGGGTGCTGGCGGGGGAAAGCCGCGAACAGGTGGCCGCCGCCCTGGGGGCCACCCCCGAACTGGTGGAAAAGTGGCTGGGCGCCTTCCTCAACGGCGGCTCGTCGGCCCTGGCCATCAAGGCCAAGCAGGCCAAACCGCGCCGGACCAGGAAGACATCTCCCCAGCCGGACGCCGCCTCCATCGACGACCTCAAGGCCAAGCTGCAGGCCTTGCTGCAAACCGTCGAGGTGCTGAGTACCCAAATGAACGCGCTGCCCCCGGCCGAGGCGGCTTTGCCGCCGCACGCCCTGCCACCGCCAGCCATCGAGCCCATCCCCGACCCGCCGCCAGCGCCAGCGCCAACACCGGCGCCGCCGGACCAATCCGCCGCGCCCGGCTCTCCGCCGCCGGGATTTCCCGCCGAGGACCCCAACCCGCCACCCCGGCTGAAACGCAGCCGGTCACCCCGGCGACGCTGA
- a CDS encoding response regulator transcription factor — protein MARIAVVEDEAPLRADLVEYLSACGHDVVGCGDGKELDRALDERPVEIIILDINLPGEGGFSIAGRLRSHSDVGIIMLTARGLNVDRVVGLEVGADVYMVKPVELRELEAQVRTLARRMRVSAAAPGAGEARPAHEAAPPAATPPTVSTEWIYDQLTWTLIAPDGKSIKLTGNERVFVSLLVTRPGEPVSRDEIFRALGKRGWDPADRSVDSMVRRLRAKGDQSFGHPLPIESVHSVGYAFAAPVGLR, from the coding sequence ATGGCGCGGATCGCGGTGGTCGAGGACGAAGCTCCTCTTCGGGCGGATCTGGTCGAGTACCTTTCGGCGTGCGGACACGACGTTGTCGGCTGCGGCGACGGCAAGGAGCTTGACCGCGCTCTGGATGAACGTCCCGTCGAAATCATCATTCTCGACATCAACCTGCCGGGCGAGGGCGGATTTTCCATCGCCGGCCGGCTGCGCTCCCATTCCGACGTCGGCATCATCATGCTGACGGCGCGCGGGCTGAACGTCGACCGCGTGGTCGGCCTGGAGGTCGGCGCCGACGTCTACATGGTCAAGCCGGTGGAACTGCGCGAACTGGAAGCCCAGGTCCGCACCCTGGCGCGGCGCATGCGGGTCTCGGCGGCGGCCCCCGGCGCGGGCGAAGCGCGCCCGGCGCACGAGGCCGCGCCGCCCGCCGCGACCCCGCCCACGGTGTCCACCGAATGGATCTACGACCAGTTGACCTGGACGCTGATCGCACCCGACGGCAAGTCCATCAAGCTGACCGGCAACGAACGGGTCTTCGTCTCGCTGCTGGTGACCCGCCCGGGCGAGCCGGTGTCGCGCGACGAGATCTTCCGGGCGCTGGGCAAGCGCGGCTGGGACCCGGCCGACCGCTCGGTGGATTCCATGGTGCGGCGCTTGCGGGCCAAGGGCGACCAGAGCTTCGGCCACCCGCTGCCCATCGAATCGGTCCACAGCGTCGGCTACGCCTTCGCGGCGCCGGTCGGCCTCAGGTAG
- a CDS encoding hybrid sensor histidine kinase/response regulator, which translates to MAERRKLSLKSRGDRSAPSPSAPPWPILIVDDDEQVHQMTQVILRDLSYQGRPFKCIGAMSATEAAAILDLQPEIPVVLLDVVMETPDAGLRLVRHIRDELGNRRVRIILRTGQPGDAPERDVVLGYDINDYKSKAELTAQKMFTALVAALRAWSDITTIERLNAELSELNTSLEAKVEDRTSELRESNEALARSKTRAETALLRETEAKNQLRQFLSMVSHEFRTPLAIIDSSAQMLRIRVEKSDPGGVARLDTIRGGVQRLLGLIDTCLADEQLDSGRIVLHEKSFAIGPMIEVTLAHYRVASPTHLYRAQVAPDLAVWGDPGMIALVINNLVGNAVKYSPAGSEVTVVAAQDGADLAISVTDQGMGIPPGDLPHIFERFHRAANSKGIPGSGIGLHMVRQIVEMHGGAVTVDSRLNAGSRFTVRLRPSPGPGAEGIDPVQDGLSAPAPDDTVQDLGEGNR; encoded by the coding sequence ATGGCGGAACGTCGCAAACTTTCGCTCAAGTCCCGTGGCGATCGCTCCGCCCCTTCACCTTCGGCGCCGCCCTGGCCGATCCTGATCGTCGATGACGACGAGCAGGTCCACCAGATGACCCAGGTCATCTTGCGCGACCTCTCCTACCAGGGCCGTCCCTTCAAGTGCATCGGCGCCATGTCGGCCACCGAGGCCGCCGCCATCCTGGACCTGCAGCCCGAGATCCCGGTGGTGCTGCTGGACGTGGTGATGGAAACCCCCGACGCCGGCCTGCGTCTGGTTCGTCACATCCGGGACGAATTGGGCAACCGGCGCGTCCGCATCATCCTGCGCACCGGCCAGCCGGGCGACGCACCCGAGCGCGACGTGGTGCTGGGCTACGACATCAACGACTACAAGAGCAAGGCGGAGCTGACCGCCCAGAAGATGTTCACCGCCCTGGTGGCGGCGCTTCGCGCCTGGAGCGACATCACCACCATCGAACGCCTCAACGCCGAGCTGTCGGAGCTGAACACCTCGCTGGAGGCCAAGGTCGAGGACCGCACCTCGGAACTGCGCGAAAGCAACGAGGCCCTGGCCCGTTCCAAGACCCGCGCCGAGACCGCCCTGCTGCGCGAAACCGAGGCCAAGAACCAGCTGCGCCAGTTCCTGTCCATGGTCAGCCACGAATTCCGCACGCCGCTGGCCATCATCGATTCCTCGGCCCAGATGCTGCGCATCCGGGTGGAGAAGAGCGATCCCGGCGGCGTGGCCCGCCTGGACACCATCCGGGGCGGCGTGCAGCGCCTGCTGGGCCTGATCGACACCTGCCTGGCCGACGAGCAGTTGGACAGCGGCCGCATCGTGCTGCACGAGAAATCCTTCGCCATCGGCCCGATGATCGAGGTCACCCTGGCCCATTACCGGGTGGCCTCGCCCACCCACCTCTACCGCGCCCAGGTGGCCCCCGACCTGGCGGTGTGGGGCGATCCCGGCATGATCGCCCTGGTGATCAACAATCTGGTGGGCAACGCCGTGAAGTATTCGCCGGCGGGATCGGAAGTGACGGTGGTCGCCGCCCAGGACGGCGCCGATCTGGCCATCTCGGTAACCGACCAGGGCATGGGAATCCCGCCCGGCGACCTGCCCCACATCTTCGAGCGCTTCCACCGCGCCGCCAATTCCAAGGGCATTCCCGGCTCGGGGATCGGCCTGCACATGGTCCGCCAGATCGTCGAGATGCACGGGGGCGCGGTGACCGTGGACAGCCGCCTGAACGCCGGCTCGCGCTTCACCGTGCGGCTGCGTCCGTCGCCCGGTCCGGGGGCCGAGGGCATCGATCCGGTGCAAGACGGCTTGAGCGCCCCCGCCCCCGATGATACCGTCCAAGACCTTGGTGAAGGCAACAGGTAG
- a CDS encoding SiaB family protein kinase: MLAKQYRSFKHDLDQRGIIFSFSGYLSEEILYSLGNALRQKMTLEDANVSTVKKVFSVFVEQAQNIIRYSAEKLSGEKPSGDKGQSIELSSGMVTIGTENDRFFIVCANVVLAADEPRLRERLERLRSMDRDAIKAYYKEQLKEAPEEQSKGATIGLIEIARRASEPIEFDFDPIDDQKFFFCMKVSI, translated from the coding sequence ATGCTTGCGAAACAATACCGCTCGTTCAAGCACGACCTCGACCAGCGCGGCATCATCTTCTCGTTTTCGGGATACCTGTCCGAGGAGATTCTCTATTCCCTGGGCAACGCGCTGCGCCAGAAGATGACGCTGGAGGACGCCAACGTCAGCACGGTGAAGAAGGTCTTCTCGGTCTTCGTCGAGCAGGCCCAGAACATCATCCGCTATTCCGCCGAGAAGCTGTCCGGCGAGAAGCCGTCCGGCGACAAGGGCCAGTCCATCGAGCTGTCGTCGGGCATGGTGACCATCGGCACCGAGAACGACCGCTTCTTCATCGTCTGCGCCAACGTCGTGCTGGCCGCCGACGAGCCCCGGCTGCGCGAACGGCTCGAACGGCTGCGCTCCATGGACCGCGACGCCATCAAGGCCTACTACAAGGAGCAGCTGAAGGAAGCCCCCGAGGAACAGAGCAAGGGCGCCACCATCGGCCTGATCGAGATCGCCCGGCGCGCCAGCGAGCCCATCGAGTTCGACTTCGACCCCATCGACGACCAGAAGTTCTTCTTCTGCATGAAGGTATCCATCTGA